Below is a genomic region from Hypomesus transpacificus isolate Combined female chromosome 1, fHypTra1, whole genome shotgun sequence.
TCCAAACTGATTTTAGTATTATAGAATGCTATATCACCCGAAAACATTCAGCAAAGTCTGTTTTGGCttatcttgttgttgttgttgttgttgttgtagtgtCATAGTAGGCCTAACTGTGCAAAGGTCTTAGGCACCCACGTTTTTTTCACTCATCGCAGGTAGCCTACAAATGGTCGTCTACCTATTTCTGGAGTCATAGCATGATAACCGATTGTGAATGAGGCGGCAGAAGACCCGTAGGACAACCAGCCCTGTTACTATGCTAACGACAACAAACTGTAATACAATAGCCTAGTGGATCAAGACCTTCCTTCAGATGAAAGACTCTTCGCATGATTTATTTAATTACGTTTTCCAATATTAGACATGCCAACAATAAATAGCCTACCATAACCGAAATATTCCCTGCGAGTTGAAACTGTAGGTTTATCCAATCCGGGTGTAATGCCAAATTCATGCATTAACGCAATGTCAAATGTAAGACGTGGGGTGTTAAAGGCGTAGGCTATAGCCTAGGATACTTCACGAATGCATAGACGAATAGTGTAGCGTTACACGAGAAAACATTATAGGCCTATGTGTCGCCCACGCGAACAAACCACAAttattttcaataacaaaacaaCTAACCTAAATGTTGTTTTAAATTACTCcaataaaaatgtattcattcagtAAGAACAGCGAAATATAGGCTAAATTGATTACAAAGTGAATAGCAAAGTCTACAAGTAAGAGAGTCGCAACAATGCAGACGCAACGCGTTCACGAGCGAGGGGGTTATATTTTGGCAGGGGGTGTGAACTCGGCACAACACGTGTTACAACGTAGATAAATCTATTTTTCATGTCAACTCTTGAATCACAGTGGATGAATTTCTTAATTCTGAGTCTTCCAAGATGAATATTAAGTTGATTTGGACGTAATGTAGTTGGATGATAATAGTATCTACAATGGACCCAATGGGTCCCTTCACATTTCCAGGTATCTGGTCCATAAATGTCCTGCAAACTCAATGATGTGAACAAACAAAGCAGAAACTTACCATTATGTATTGCTCTGCGATAGGGCAAGATGCAATAGGTgccaaaccaaaataaaatataatggTAGAAACATTAGATTCAGCAAATCTTTTCAATAAACAtgtctgaaataagtatttCATAAAGTAACATGCATGACAAGTCTTAGTTTCCTGCACTTGATGTATAGTTATACATGTATCATTCATTATAATGAATAATAAAGATGTAAATACATTGTTATCATTGTTATGGCTGCTATAGCAATAATTAACAGTATCCATCTATTCTTAGAGAGAAACATTGTCTAGGTCTAGTTAACTGTGCCCTGTATTGTCATCAGTGTCATCAGATATGAAAAGCATTCTTACCTACAGGTGTTTTCTCTCCTCTGAGAACTACAGCGAAAAGACAACAGACTTGTGTTGGgatgttatttattttaatacttGACTCAGAGGCTTGGTACGCCCACAGGGTGCTGGACAGAGACGGCAGGACGGTGTGGAAGACTTAATTGGAGCACTGTCCAAACACAGGCTCCTGTTTCACCTGGTGTCAATCAAATTAAGGATCGTGACCTTGTTTTTTGTGATGTTTTGTATACAACTTACCAGTAAAGACTTATAGCGACATCCAGAAGTACAATATGGAAGATGAGTATTAAGTCATCTGTTTCAGCATGCTGGTGACAGCGACGGTTATCACAAATCCATTTATTTTCAGTTTTGAACTTTATTTAATCGCCAGAATAAAAGAAAATTTGAGATTAGGATTGTTTACtgtggatgaaggagaggaatcACAGGCAAACTGTCACGGCTGGCTGCAAGGAAGACCCAAAAGCGGAGTGCGGAACGGAAAGATTTTTTAAAGGACAACTGAAATCTCACAAGCTCTAGAACCAAAACAGAAAACAAGACGTAGAAGGTAACTCAAATAGGGATGATCCAAAAAACATAGTCAGGAAAGGCAGGGTTCGAGATCGGGAAGGCAATCCAGTATGACCAGGGAAGGGTAAGGCAACGGTTCTACGTGGCTGGAACAAAGATCGCAGGATATGGAACTGGTCTCAAacataacaaataaaaaaactgttCGGCAAAGGAGGGGAAAACAGAGGGTATTTATAAGGGGTGTAATCAGTGCAAAACAAGGAACAGGAGGTGAGAAGGAAAAAGGTGCTGACATAAAGAGCGCTGCCATGAAACACAGTGACCAGGAGGTCACCCCTCAAACCCTGACACAAATAAAGACACATTAGGTCTGGCTCTCAAAGCAAGGTACAATGTCAACAACTGAGCTATtgtgtctcttcctgtctaactttcACCGGTAAATATTTGATTCCGTACTGCACGGTGGTGAAATACTGGCCAGTTCATTTCTTTTACCCGGATCCCTTATCTGAACTCTGAGAGGCTCCTGTGGAGCTGTGGAGTGTGATCTCTGATATAGGAGAGATCTGCGATAGGGATGAAATTTAGCAGAGTACATCAGCGAGGTGTATCTCTCCCCGGTCTCCCTGCCTGCTCTCAGGAACCTTAATTAAAGGCTGCTACCCGAGGAAAGGGGATGTGTTCATCCGCTCATATCGATTTACGGGAAGGTTTGGTTTCATCTCAAACTTCAGAGCCTCGAAGATGCCATCAAATACCGACAGCAACATATGGTGGATCACACGAATCTTTTTATTCTAAGATAACATGGCTGTTAAGTTAATAAATATGAGAAATATCTCTGCTATGGCACTGATCCAATTTAAATGCAAAGTTGATACCTGCACATTGACATCTTATAAGTTATTAGTGCACCTTAATTAGTTTTGTACCTAAGGTAACTGCATGTAGTCGCTGATTTGAGAtgacaaatataaaaaatagcTTTCTTATATTCAGCAATGTTAAACATGTTACATCAAAAATTATGTATAAAGGGACAAAGTTATCTTTTTGGGATGAGGGCGCAGAAACACCTTGGACTCCACATACCTTCATGACTTGCTAGGCAGCTCCACGTGACTGCAGCACCACGTTAATGAACCACAAGCACACAGATCTATAGTGTGCTGCCACCTGTTGATGAATTGTAAAGCTCGCTCAAAGTTCGGACCAAGTTTACCAACCCGCATCCGCTCTTTCCTCTCACAGCAAATCGATGAAGGGGGTTTTATTTACCGTGGGCAATCATAGGGGACACGATGACAAACTGCAGAGTGAACAGTTCGCTTTCCCAGTTTGATTGATAGACAATAAATTAAATTGACAAATGGGTGTGTCCCACCACTGAAGGCTCATGAGATATATGTCGGCCCTTCCTCTCCATGGCAATGGTCCGAGGAATGAAAATGAATCAATTTCCATGGATATTGACTGTGAGAGCTTCTGAAACCAGATGATGAGATTTGGATGAGTCAAAGGCACTTTTCATTATTGCTTTTTCAGTACTTCAGCATACCTAGGAGGATTCGTTTTGGTGGTCGCCTGCGGAAGTATACGTTTGGGGCCATTGTCTTTCCACACAATGGAATGCTGCCGTCCAATTAGTTCGGAGGCATGTGGTTGTATCTGGGTAGATAAAATATGTATGTTCGCTTAGTAGATTTAGGCTCACAAATTGCAAGTCTGGAATTAAGATTAGCCACAACCAGCTCTCTGATTCATGCACAAAATAAATACTTTTCGAAGAGTAGAAAAActatgaaagagggagagagacgagagaaagataaagagagagaaggctaCTAAATGTCTGACTTTCATTAAGCCCTGCAGAGGAAGTTGTGACAGAGAACATTAGTCAGTCTGAACGTTGTCTCCACGGCTACGGATAGGCCCTAGCTGTCGCTCACGACGTAACAGGTGCCACAGGCACAGTCATGGACGCTCCTCTCATTTATATGGATTGGATTTATTCATGTGGCCTGTTTCTGTGGATAACTGACTCTTGATAGAGATAACTGATAATTATTTTTAGGAAGTTTAGGAATTTAattttaaatgaatgaatgtatgaATTATTTGAACTGAATGTAATAAGATCGATTGATTAGAATAAACGACGAATTTCTCACAGTATCCGGATGTACAGGGACCGGGATATTTTACTATTTTATCAGCAATAAAGCAACATTGTTAACATCTCTCCTTCAGGGTAGGAAGCTTCTTCGATTTATTTTTCACATTAACTACGTTATCAGCACATGTAGTGGCTGAATTGTACCTCATAGCTTAATTTAGTATTGGTTTTTAGTGAGGAGGTTGTGAGTGGGTGAGGTGTTTGGCAGGGAGGTTGTGAGGGGGTGAGTGGGTGAGTATGTGAAGAGTTCAGGGGTGAGGTTGTGAGAGTTAGATGACTCCCTTTTCAGTCATACTCCTCTTCCTGAGTCATATTTCCTGTCATATTTCATGCGTCATAGGAAGTGAGTGTTAGGTAAATAAGTAACACAGCTCCTTTCAGATTTGTCATCTGCTTTATTTACTCGTTTGGTTCAATCCAAATCACCATGGAGATGAGAGAAGTGCAAATTGGCTTCCGGAATGTGTTGCTTTTTTTAATCAGCATGAATCAATATGTATATGTTGTATGGGCTGGTGCCTTTTACTTGGTGATTTGGCTAACTGTTTGGAAATGGTATGATGCTGATGCAGTGAAGACATGAAAAGGGTACCTGTGGGCAACACGAGCGATTGCATGGAGATGCAATTATCAGAAAGACCATCATCTAATATTGACGCTAGAAATATATATGTTTCCGTTTATTGATTGTCTTGCCTCATATCCTCCCTTCATCTTGTCTCACACATAAAGAAATAACTCAGTGTTTTATTCATAAACCTTTATGAGGTTTAGATTTCAAAAGGTACATTATAGCCCGTGTCATATCACCATATCAAACAgaaaaattacattacattacatttattcatttagcagacgcttttatccaaagcgacttccaagagagagctttacaaagtgcataggtcactgataataacaacaagatagccccaaaacattgcgagtagccaaaacatgaagcacatattgtgaacaaccaaaataagtgccaaagagaagaaccataagagcatgtagttaaacaagttacaattaaacaagatGAACcgctgtaagtgcaagtgtacctgtggaaaaacaagcaacaataaaaacgaTATCACAgccaataaaaaaatgtaactcagttaccactaaccacaagagcaacaagtctcttagCGAGAGTctttgtgatccttgaggaaactaacaatcaGGTCAAGCAAAcaattcctaagtaccgttgtactcccggaacaagtgcgtgtGGCTGGGTCAAAACATTAGAACACATAGAAGTCCAAATACATTACATACAGGATTACATGATCGTCTCGTTCCTCTGTTTGCACTGCCAGGCTTTTCTGTCCTTGACTTCTCTCTGTAACAGATGCATAGCAACCAATGTTCCCTCCATACTCGCGTCAAACACTTGCCGTTAGACACAGTCTCTGTCTCATCCTTTCCAGCAAGCCATAGCTCAGGCTGCGGTCACAGGCTCGTTCTTCCCAACAAGGCACATGTTACACACCTTTACTGCTTCCATTCCCTCTCGCAAGCTCCTGATTCTGGAATCCCAAACTGGCTAGTTCCTGGTACCTGGAACCTGATCATGCTAGTTCCTGGTACCTGGAACCTGATCATGCTAGTTCCTGGTACCAGGAGAGTGATCTTGGCAGCTCCTGGTACCTGGAGCCTGACTCAGCTCCTGGCGGATGAGGCTCCACCACGACAGGATAACGACCCAGCCACCCCGTCACAGTCCGCAGGGTCCCTTCACCCCGCGCTGGGGCTCCCTGAAGGAGCGCCCGGGCTGCAGGGAGGAGTTTCCCACAGAGTTCCTCAGCTGTTTGAGGAGGATAAAGAGCAGGAGGCACATGAGGAGCAGCAGAACGAGCAGGAGCCCCAAGTAGAGGCTgaggttccagccccagcccagagccAGGGGCAGCGAGGTGGACGCCACCAGGTACCTCCTGGGGGAGGGCATGGGGGTTAGGTTCAACgcccctctctctggctgtgtgtgggcgtggggggggggggggtcaggcagTACTTACAAGGAAGGCTGAAATGCTAGTCCTTCAAAGGCTTCTGGGGTGTCGGTGGGTGAAATTGAGGAATTTTTAGAATCCATGTGAGGGAGATTTGAGCAAGTTCTGTCTGCTCTGTCCACGTCTCAGGCGTTCCGGTTCTGGAGGCGTCTTCCTTCTAGGAGGACCTGAGGAGAGCGAGTGTGAAGGAGCGGCAGTCCGCTCTGACGTGAAACAGGCTTTGTACTCCCTGATCCTGACAGGGTCCTCACTCACAGCCTGCCTCCACATTTATCACTGCTTTGCTCGtacacagagaaaaagagagagaagagaaagagagtaaagagagcgagagaaaagagagagcgaaaggcAGAGATTGAGAGTGCCCTAAGTCCCCTTAATGCCATTGGCTACCTGACTTCACTAGTTATTCATCACATAATCTAATTATAAGGGAACCAGGAACAAACATCAATGTTACTTAATCATCCTTATGGTTTTGTTTGATTGACAGTTAGACTAAAGTAAACATACATGCAAGAGActattgtttgtgtgtacacCCTCATATGCAAATACCACACTGGTCTGGTAATTCTGAATAAtgtaaacaaaaagaaaatgtcaAGCTTCTACTGTTTGGTTATTAAAATAATAAGCAGCAAGCAGAGCACACAGAAAGTAATATGTGCTGTTTCATATCTTTTCGAAATGGCATCAAAAGCCAATTGTAGCTTCTGTAATGAACAGTGTGCTTCTCAGAGGATAATGGAGAAACAACCCTTTCTCAAGGTCGATTCGGAGAAAGAAATGTTGAAGTATTTCTTCTCCTTCTCGAGGTAGTATTGTCTGCTTACAGCTCTCATTCAAAACAAGCCGTTAGCCATTTTGACTGGGAATATTTTAATGATATAAAATGGTCTTTAATTACTCTTTATGGTATAGGATTTATGGTATAGGATTCAAAACTAAGGGGTGTCAGATATAATAGAAATACGTTTAGGACACCCTGATTCCATCACAATTCAACTTGTTGCACAAAAGAATTGGTTGAATGGAGGATAAAGCTGAGATACTTAAAATGTCAATCTTCAAAGCGCATCTTTCATTAATAATCACTTAACCTGTATGCTTTCACCTTTATTTTGTTCCTGAAATCAAGGCACTGATTGTTCCTTGATATGAAATATAATATGGTTTGATAAGACGTTGCAAATTCTCCGAACAGATTGGTGTTATACTGCCACCCTGAGATCAGACCACTACACAACATCAAGACATTTCAGTCATCATTAAAATCCTAAATTATTTCTAGTTCATAAGAAATATTGTGTTTATGTTGTACATAATAATGCCATGAGACAAAACACTGCATGTTGGACCATGGAATTTATTTACAAGAGCCATATTTTACAGAGCAGAAGGTGCCTTGATTGAATAACTCGTGAACTCCAAGACAGACCTTCAATCAAAAAAATGTGAATAGAAAAATAAAAAGGTTCTGCTTTGTTTGGGATAACAATTTAGACTTGCACCTTTCAACTTGGGTGAGGGTGTAACTAGTATAAAAGTGTCATTAAAATGCTAACTTGGCAACCACTCAAATAGAGCTCTTACAAACAGTCACAAAAATCCCCAAAATGGTTGGTGGGAGAAATTTGACAGTAAATATTCACAGGTGTCTATATTAAAAGAGGGAAAGTACTCAagacagacgagagagaggggggggggggggggcaagcgaGGGAAGCATGTTcacagctcagtggttaaggacCACTGGAAAAGCAGCCGTCTGGTAGTTTAAAAACCAGACAAGCATGACATTTCAACCAATGCTTGATTAACTAGGTTATGAAGCTCATGGGCTGCATCAAGCGTATAAAAAAGGGGACAATCCTTAAGGATTTCACATATAAAATTTACATAACTCACTAATTTGTCCGCACGTTCCAAAATGGAATTTGTGGGTTCAGTTATTGATATTACAGCAGTATGAGTAGatttgtatataaaaaaaataagtgtAGGGTTAAAACTATTACATCAGTTCTGTCAGACTCAATTCAGCAGCAATTTCTCTGGAGGTTCGATGAGTGACACTTCATGATACCTGCAGAAAACAAAAAGTTCAATACTGATTTAAAAACACAAGTGCAATAAGCATTTTTCATCCTAAGCAATATGGAAATAAAACTAGGAAGACAATGTATAAGAGTTTCTAAAAGAACGCATCAGCCTTGTCCTCCACTCACTTGGAGCCCTTGTATTTCTCCCTGACAGACTGCTGGGCATGTTGAGCTGCAGCGAGGTAGGTCTGGTGTAGCTCCTGTATGCAGGGCATCAgctcctccagggaatatcccgTTACCTCCACCAAGCACTgttcctggagggagggaggacaacgCAGTTAGGAAACGGCAAACTGACGttaaaaagattttttttaattatcttTTTAAAAAGATCAAGACAAAATCAACCAAGAGAACACTAATTTTTGGTCTTTTAAGCCCAAATGGGTGTGGAGTGGGAAACAGTATACTTCAAACACGACAACAATCTCACCAAACACAAAAGAGAACCTGCTATCAGAAGAATCCCACCGAGGCACAAACAAGTTTGCATTTATTTTAAGGGAGTGTGGTAACGATGTGTGAGAACTGGTAATCAGACTCATTAACATGAAAGCCCCTCCTGGGAACGCACTCCCACCCGCAGCACAGGAGACGTGTCGAGTGCAGCGCTGCATATTTACCCATGAGCCTCCAGTGACCGTGTGGTTGGCCAGAGTGAAGGCAGCAGCCGCTGTATGAGATGGAAGGTACTTCAAGAAGGACTCAGAGTCCACCAGACTGAGCTCTCCAAGAAACTGGAGGGGGGAAACAAATCATGTTAAGAGACaactctggaggagggagggggccctgggagagagacaaaacaacaactcaaactattttcaagtCTGCATCTAAAATTGATATGCAATGTTGAATGTAACAACGGAAACCCCCACTCTGGACTCACCATAGCCAGACTCTCCACCGTGAGGCTCACAGGCTGGTGCAGGATGTACTGGGTGAGAAACTGGTTGATGGTGGGAGCAGCCAGATCAAAAGAGAGCACTTTAAGCACCAGGTGCTCCATTCTCAACACTTGCTTCTTGGTGTAGGTGTCGTCGGTGATGTAAACAAACTCAGAAACTTCTGGGGGGTAGATCTCCTCAAACTTCCTGCATGGGAAGGATACTAGTGAGGGGATCAAATCACTGAACgctctaaaaatatatttttctggAAAGGAGGAGTCACACCCTCCCCCCGGTAAATGCACGAGACATTTCTCACATGGTAACCAATTAGTCACACAATTAGACAGCTTTAGGAGTTAAGAGACCAGGGAAGCGTTCTTGTGCGTTTGTGGTACGGTACTTACGACGCCAACAACATGGCGGCGGTGCCAACCAACTGCAGCTTCCCTCTCAGGAcggacatggaggagaggaagcggTCGATGTAGTTCACAGCCAGGTAGAGAGTCTCGTTCTGCAGCTTGTACTCCTCCCCGACTTCCACCAGCCAGTCCACCAGGATGGCCCTCATGCTGTTGGTGATGTCTGGCTGTTTCCTCATGTAGCCTGCTTTGGGTCTGGACTTTAACTGTCCGGACAGGAATGGCAAAGGTTGATTAGTCCTCAGGTTTACAGTGTTGCACTGACAGGGAATGTTAGGACGCGGATTCCTACAATTGTTGTGTGTAGCTAGTTATGGCTGAGCGCTGTTATTACTTGCCTCCATTTCCCTAAGGTAAGTGTGAATTTCGTCAATGTAGTCTGTGACATTATTCACATTTATTTGCTTCTCTTCACCTTCAATCACAGACATATCCATTGGAGAATCTGCAATTGGATGTTGATTGCAAAATAATTGGTTTAGAGACAATCTTTGTTTCTACCATGGTGGATGTAatcgcaggggggggggggggggggggcagagcctGAGCGTATGTTAAATAAACATTTTGATTACATGGTCTTATGCTGGACTGAGAGGATTCTTACCAAAACTGTCATCCAAAGGAAGGGGCACAGAAATGGTGGCAAGAGGCTGTCTAAGGCCAGTTACAGCTTGGTTGAGCTTCAGGGAGGCTTCTGCATTGGGGTTTGCTTTGACACACAACTGCTTTTTGGAGCAGGCACCATCAGGCTCATCAATGTGAATCTGGAACGCCGGCTGCTTGCTCCCGTACAATTTCTCAGCGTAGCTTTTTGATTCTTCATTTTTGCAGGACGGACCCTGTAATGAAAACGAGAAATGGACAAGTGATCAGATCATGTTTGTGCACATAGATGCATTCTAGCTTGCCCTCGGCTCTTAAAAAGCAGCATTGTATTTAACATATACCAGATCTGCTTTTAATTTGATTATATGGCTATGGAGTAAACGCATAACCTTTAAGCCAAATTTAGCATGTTCAGGTGTAGTTTGAACTCAAATAATGATAGCTATCTTAAAATGGCGGTCTAAATGACTTGGGAGGGAACACGCAGGACATTTAAAATTGCTCCTTATGGTGAACCAATATTGACATTTGAACAAATATTAAGTTATAGTTACATGGTATTATAAAATTACTACAAAAGGGCATTTGCAATAATGAAGTTACAGTACACTGTGCACGATGCAAAACTACATGATACCTGCCTGTGAGCTAGCTAGGCAAGTTTAGCTGCTAGTTGACCTAGCCATTTATATACCAACCTGTTTTGTGCCGCGCTGATTTTGAGGTTTGCTGCGTTGGTTGATTTGCAAACCACCCAGAACGGTCCTGTTAGCACCTTTCGGGACAATGTTCTCCTGGTTGTCCACTCGGTTTTTTAAGGAACCTCTTAATCTAGTTAACATGTTTTCTTGATTGTGGTTTTCGGGCTGTGAGGCATCAGCCGCGCTCCCGTGTCCATCCTGAGATCCCGACATGCTATCCTGACACAATTAAACTTCTCCACACACTCAAAGCAGCAAAGTGCACTTCGTAATTCAAAATGAAACAAACTTGATAGTAGCTAAAGCAAATGCAGTGCTTCAATTGTGACGTGAATTAAACACAAAGGATCTTACTCAGGAAGCTACCGATGCTAGCAGGGTTAACGTAGCTTCACTTGTTAGCTAGTCAACACAAAGTCTTGTCCCAGCTATATTGTCAGTGCGTAATTGACCAGGTATAGATTGTAGGTGCAGTCACCTGCAACTTTTTCTTACTACTCCAAAATAATTTAGCTTGCCATGCTGATTTTCTAAGCTAGTTATTGCACGACCTACAGCCCAGTTTCAGACTTGTCTGCTGTCTCAGAACACCATAAGAAGGCTTGTCTTTCACTGTTCAAGTAGCCCGCGACTATTGAAATCAGCCAATAGGAGAACAGATGTACGGATACCGAGCGAGTCAAACAACCTGCTAGCAGTTCACAGACAGTTTAGTTTACCGAGTGCATCTTTGTTTTCAGCTCAATCTCAATAAACTGACGTTGAATGTATATATTGTTTATAATCTTGATTTCAATTCTATGCATTAGGCTATGCTTCTTAGAAATACATTACAATTTCATTCATTATTACGCGCACATGTGAGCACCTACCATCttgtttattgaaatgttctacACAAATACAAATAGATCACATCTAAATAGATAAGAGAACAA
It encodes:
- the ccna2 gene encoding cyclin-A2 produces the protein MSGSQDGHGSAADASQPENHNQENMLTRLRGSLKNRVDNQENIVPKGANRTVLGGLQINQRSKPQNQRGTKQGPSCKNEESKSYAEKLYGSKQPAFQIHIDEPDGACSKKQLCVKANPNAEASLKLNQAVTGLRQPLATISVPLPLDDSFDSPMDMSVIEGEEKQINVNNVTDYIDEIHTYLREMELKSRPKAGYMRKQPDITNSMRAILVDWLVEVGEEYKLQNETLYLAVNYIDRFLSSMSVLRGKLQLVGTAAMLLASKFEEIYPPEVSEFVYITDDTYTKKQVLRMEHLVLKVLSFDLAAPTINQFLTQYILHQPVSLTVESLAMFLGELSLVDSESFLKYLPSHTAAAAFTLANHTVTGGSWEQCLVEVTGYSLEELMPCIQELHQTYLAAAQHAQQSVREKYKGSKYHEVSLIEPPEKLLLN